Proteins encoded together in one Hymenobacter monticola window:
- the plsY gene encoding glycerol-3-phosphate 1-O-acyltransferase PlsY: MHYLYIALAFLAAYLLGSVPTALWVGRRFFNLADIREHGSGNAGATNTFRVLGPKAGSFVLFVDALKGFVAAFFLPQWLVAQGAIAPEHELYYRLACGALAVVGHIYPVFAQFRGGKGVATILGMMLGVAPATVGVCILVFIVMLLLFRYVSLASMTAGVCFALLQLLPQFRPQQPFLIYVGFVLAALLIYTHRANIGRLRAGTESRVPLPWAK, encoded by the coding sequence ATGCACTATCTCTACATCGCCCTCGCCTTCCTCGCCGCCTATCTGCTCGGCTCCGTCCCCACGGCCCTGTGGGTAGGCCGCCGCTTCTTCAACCTCGCCGACATCCGGGAGCACGGCTCCGGCAACGCGGGCGCCACCAACACCTTTCGGGTGCTGGGCCCCAAGGCGGGCTCCTTCGTTTTGTTCGTGGATGCGCTGAAGGGCTTCGTGGCGGCGTTTTTCCTGCCGCAGTGGCTGGTGGCGCAGGGTGCCATCGCACCCGAGCACGAGCTGTATTACCGCCTGGCCTGTGGCGCCCTGGCCGTGGTGGGGCACATCTACCCCGTGTTTGCGCAGTTTCGGGGCGGCAAGGGCGTGGCCACTATCCTGGGCATGATGCTGGGCGTGGCCCCGGCCACGGTGGGCGTGTGCATCCTCGTCTTCATCGTGATGCTGCTCTTGTTCCGCTACGTGTCGCTGGCCTCCATGACGGCGGGCGTGTGCTTCGCGCTGCTGCAGCTGCTGCCGCAGTTCCGGCCGCAGCAGCCGTTTCTAATTTATGTGGGTTTCGTGCTGGCGGCGCTGCTCATCTACACCCACCGGGCCAACATTGGTCGGCTGCGCGCCGGGACGGAGAGCCGCGTACCGCTGCCGTGGGCGAAATAG
- a CDS encoding dipeptidase: protein MANYLADNQTRFLDELLDWLRIPSVSADPKFHGDVLRAADYLKTRLEEAGVQNVEICPTAGNPIVYGEYLVAGPGAKTVLVYGHYDVQPADPYELWTSPPFEPVIKDEKIYARGACDDKGQVYMHVKAFEMMMRDGQGGVPCNIKFMFEGEEEIGSNNLEIFVRANKEKLKADVILISDTGILANDVPSIEVGLRGLSYHEVTVTGPNRDLHSGLYGGAVQNPINALCEMIASLHDENGHITIPGFYDNVDELSADERAEMAKAPFSEEEFKQSIGLPDSYGEKGYSSMERTSIRPTLDVNGIWGGYTGEGAKTVIASQAHAKISMRLVPHQTSAEITEKFKRHFESIAPQGVTVEVRPHHGGEPVVTPTNSVAYRAAADAMETTFGKRPVPTRGGGSIPIVAMFKSELGLDTVLLGFGLDSDAIHSPNEHFGVFNFLKGIETIPHFYRNYAAAE from the coding sequence ATGGCCAATTACCTCGCCGATAATCAAACCCGCTTCCTCGATGAGCTGCTCGACTGGCTCCGCATCCCGTCCGTGTCGGCCGACCCCAAGTTCCACGGCGACGTGCTGCGCGCCGCCGACTACCTCAAAACCCGCCTCGAAGAAGCCGGCGTGCAAAACGTGGAAATCTGCCCCACGGCCGGCAACCCCATTGTGTACGGCGAATACCTCGTGGCTGGCCCCGGCGCCAAAACCGTGCTCGTGTACGGCCACTACGACGTGCAGCCCGCCGACCCCTACGAGCTGTGGACTTCGCCGCCCTTCGAGCCGGTGATTAAGGACGAGAAAATATACGCCCGCGGCGCCTGCGACGACAAAGGCCAGGTGTACATGCACGTGAAAGCCTTCGAGATGATGATGCGCGACGGCCAGGGCGGCGTGCCCTGCAACATCAAGTTCATGTTCGAAGGCGAGGAGGAAATTGGCTCCAACAACCTCGAAATCTTCGTGCGGGCCAACAAGGAGAAGCTCAAGGCCGACGTCATCCTCATCTCCGACACCGGCATCCTGGCCAACGACGTGCCCAGCATCGAGGTGGGCCTGCGCGGCCTGAGCTACCACGAAGTGACCGTGACCGGCCCCAACCGCGACCTGCACTCCGGCCTCTACGGCGGCGCCGTACAAAACCCCATCAACGCCCTGTGCGAGATGATTGCCAGCCTGCACGACGAAAACGGCCACATCACCATCCCCGGCTTCTACGACAACGTGGATGAGCTGAGCGCCGACGAGCGCGCCGAGATGGCCAAAGCCCCGTTTTCGGAAGAGGAGTTCAAGCAAAGCATTGGCCTGCCCGACAGCTACGGTGAGAAAGGCTATAGCAGCATGGAGCGTACCAGCATCCGGCCCACGCTCGACGTAAACGGCATCTGGGGCGGCTACACCGGCGAGGGCGCCAAAACCGTCATCGCCTCGCAGGCCCACGCCAAAATCTCCATGCGCCTGGTGCCCCACCAAACCTCAGCCGAAATCACCGAGAAATTTAAGCGCCACTTCGAAAGCATTGCGCCCCAGGGCGTGACGGTGGAAGTGCGCCCCCACCACGGCGGCGAGCCCGTCGTCACGCCCACCAACTCGGTGGCCTACCGCGCCGCCGCCGATGCCATGGAAACCACCTTCGGCAAGCGCCCGGTGCCCACACGCGGCGGCGGCTCCATCCCCATCGTGGCCATGTTCAAGTCGGAGCTGGGCCTCGATACCGTGTTGCTCGGCTTCGGGCTCGACTCCGACGCCATCCACTCGCCCAACGAGCATTTCGGCGTGTTCAATTTCCTGAAAGGCATCGAAACCATCCCGCACTTCTACCGCAACTACGCGGCCGCCGAGTAA
- a CDS encoding porin family protein, whose product MPNALALAAVLTLLAGSPPAAAQRPRVGLKLGGSLAQYRGNDTFVGNGNLGGYCGGGVLALPLGPVFSVQGELLYSQKGARSQGFPLPNNQYVSGDQRLAYLEVPVLAKLRIPLGLFVETGPTFSYLLSARLESNGQSLYENRSKVKPFELGYALGGGFQAENGLMLGVRYCAGLTSVLRTGVYASYSNVSGEPDVHNQVFQLYAGLIFRDRSAPERSK is encoded by the coding sequence ATGCCCAACGCGCTGGCTTTGGCCGCTGTTCTCACCCTGCTGGCGGGCAGCCCGCCCGCCGCCGCCCAACGCCCCCGCGTGGGCCTCAAGCTGGGGGGCAGCCTGGCCCAGTACCGGGGCAACGACACGTTTGTGGGCAATGGCAACCTAGGCGGCTACTGCGGCGGCGGGGTGCTGGCATTGCCCCTCGGGCCGGTGTTTTCGGTGCAGGGCGAGCTGCTGTACTCGCAAAAAGGCGCCCGTAGCCAAGGCTTTCCACTGCCCAACAACCAGTATGTGAGCGGTGACCAGCGTCTGGCCTATCTGGAAGTACCGGTGCTGGCCAAGCTGCGCATCCCGCTGGGCTTATTCGTCGAAACCGGCCCCACTTTTTCCTACCTCCTCAGCGCCCGCCTCGAATCGAACGGGCAAAGCCTGTACGAAAACCGCAGCAAGGTCAAGCCGTTCGAGCTGGGCTACGCTTTGGGGGGCGGCTTTCAGGCCGAAAACGGGTTGATGCTGGGCGTGCGCTACTGCGCGGGCCTGACTTCGGTGTTGCGCACCGGCGTTTACGCGAGCTACTCGAACGTTTCCGGCGAGCCCGATGTGCACAACCAGGTGTTCCAGCTCTACGCCGGCCTCATTTTCCGGGACCGGTCCGCCCCGGAACGTTCAAAGTAA
- a CDS encoding porin family protein yields MKKTLFTLALLAGLTGAAQAQDVSLGLKAGATYSSFVGKQTVNDEYIWGFHAGAFANIGLTDMFAFQPEIIYSQKGSVSNLTDVKKRLHYVDVPLAFHVNADGLFFEAGPQIGFLVGAQQEVGTASIDTKNIYNSLDFGYLAGLGFQRKKGPGIGLRYNGGFTNIEKAVTVGNVKLQNSIRNSAFQLYVTYSFGR; encoded by the coding sequence ATGAAAAAGACCCTTTTCACCCTCGCGCTGCTGGCCGGGCTCACGGGTGCCGCGCAGGCACAAGATGTGTCGCTTGGCCTGAAGGCGGGCGCAACGTATTCGAGCTTTGTTGGCAAGCAGACCGTCAACGATGAGTATATATGGGGATTTCACGCGGGCGCGTTCGCCAATATTGGCCTGACGGACATGTTCGCGTTTCAGCCCGAAATCATCTACTCGCAGAAGGGTTCCGTCTCCAACCTCACCGATGTCAAAAAACGCCTGCACTACGTTGATGTACCGCTGGCGTTTCACGTGAACGCCGACGGGCTTTTCTTTGAAGCCGGCCCGCAGATTGGCTTTCTGGTGGGGGCGCAGCAAGAAGTGGGTACTGCATCCATCGACACCAAAAACATCTACAACTCGCTGGACTTTGGCTACCTGGCCGGGCTGGGCTTTCAGCGCAAAAAGGGCCCGGGCATCGGCCTGCGCTACAACGGCGGCTTTACCAACATCGAGAAAGCCGTGACGGTGGGCAATGTGAAGCTGCAGAACAGCATCCGCAACAGCGCTTTCCAGCTATACGTGACGTATTCGTTCGGGCGGTAG
- a CDS encoding porin family protein has protein sequence MKKIITTLALLLGAYGAAQAQSATTFGITVGYGRDRILSNNQYTSVAHSAYQAGLTADFKVSDKVGFHPEVLYSKRYFDTSNDESLNRDITSIDVPLLVRYRLNGLFFEAGPAVGFPIKAVNEDAADTKSELNSVVLNYMAGVGYRFGAGPSLGVRYDGGASNLFKSNASTVLGTGKFKSSAVWVVLAYSFGG, from the coding sequence ATGAAAAAAATCATCACCACCCTGGCCCTGCTGCTTGGGGCCTACGGCGCGGCCCAGGCCCAGAGCGCTACCACATTTGGCATAACGGTGGGCTACGGCCGCGACCGGATTCTGAGCAACAACCAGTACACGTCGGTGGCCCACTCGGCCTACCAGGCCGGCCTCACGGCCGACTTCAAGGTGTCGGACAAGGTGGGCTTTCACCCCGAGGTGCTCTACAGCAAGCGCTATTTCGACACGTCGAACGACGAAAGCCTGAACCGTGACATCACGTCCATCGACGTGCCGCTGCTGGTGCGCTACCGCCTCAACGGGCTGTTTTTTGAGGCGGGCCCGGCAGTGGGCTTTCCCATCAAGGCCGTGAACGAGGATGCGGCCGACACCAAGAGCGAGCTAAACAGCGTCGTGCTCAACTACATGGCCGGCGTGGGCTACCGCTTTGGCGCAGGCCCGTCGCTGGGCGTGCGCTACGACGGCGGCGCCTCCAACCTTTTCAAAAGCAACGCCTCCACGGTGCTGGGCACGGGCAAGTTCAAGTCGAGCGCCGTGTGGGTGGTACTGGCTTACTCGTTTGGCGGCTAA
- a CDS encoding porin family protein, with protein sequence MTITSSSIAKKAAVLALSAFSISVANAQDSGGFRLGVKVGATYSSLNGSSVSQIAGPNFNSELGSYKLGYNAGVGAIIPLSSDGFFAFAPELLYNRKGYEINSQQSTGFAAGSNISKIEFEQQRVLHYLDVPLLARINAGGLFFELGPQVSFLFGSKNKQQTTTKYTNGTKDKVEDNGTFQNYTGAFQSGSDKSDLAQFDIAGVAGVGYQTEGGLSLGLRFAQGFNSLIDSKDTKNEPKAFNNAFTLQVGYLLPLGK encoded by the coding sequence ATGACCATTACCTCCTCCAGCATCGCAAAAAAAGCGGCCGTACTGGCCCTGTCGGCATTCAGCATCTCGGTTGCCAACGCGCAGGACAGCGGTGGCTTTCGCCTCGGTGTGAAAGTCGGTGCCACGTATTCCAGCCTCAACGGCAGCAGCGTATCCCAAATCGCGGGCCCCAATTTTAACTCCGAGCTGGGCTCTTATAAGCTGGGCTACAACGCGGGTGTTGGTGCCATCATCCCGCTGAGCAGCGACGGCTTCTTTGCCTTCGCTCCCGAGCTGCTGTACAACCGCAAGGGATACGAAATCAACTCGCAGCAATCCACTGGCTTTGCAGCCGGCTCCAACATTTCCAAAATCGAGTTTGAGCAGCAGCGCGTGCTACACTACCTCGACGTGCCTTTGCTGGCCCGCATCAATGCCGGCGGCCTGTTTTTTGAGCTCGGCCCGCAGGTGAGCTTCCTGTTCGGTTCCAAGAACAAGCAGCAAACCACCACCAAGTACACCAACGGCACCAAAGACAAAGTGGAAGACAATGGCACCTTCCAGAACTACACCGGCGCTTTCCAGAGCGGTTCCGATAAGTCGGACCTGGCGCAGTTCGACATCGCCGGCGTGGCCGGCGTGGGCTACCAAACCGAGGGCGGCCTGAGCCTGGGCCTGCGCTTCGCCCAAGGCTTCAACTCGCTGATTGATTCGAAAGACACGAAAAACGAGCCCAAGGCTTTCAACAACGCCTTCACGCTGCAGGTAGGCTACCTGCTGCCGCTGGGCAAATAA
- a CDS encoding acyloxyacyl hydrolase, with product MLWSGATVAQAQSSDTTVAAAPPRAPLVVGAYAQGSIIMAHTYAIRHLVASHPTGFEINLQRQTTGAAPWHGWYKYPKIGLALTYYDFHNPILGHAFSASPYISKTFSRGPKHDFSFRLGAGLAYLTNPYSQETNHKNTIASSALNATLQFRFEYDYALTPHLGLLVGAGLNHYSNGATSKPNFGVNLPSLVLGLNYHEQRHPAQTNPNAPAPEDVGKLFYNVSTSLGYKQRSEGDKQKYLVNSVTLAVGRRMNRKSNLLLGVEGFNDRSLKATLDDTTRAGLKQPDVKKAGVFIGHELLFGRLAFDSHLGFYVYAPYKSSTPYYERLGLKYHFTNLLFGAVDLKIHRGAADVIEFKVGAKL from the coding sequence ATGTTGTGGAGCGGTGCCACTGTGGCGCAAGCGCAGAGCTCAGACACCACCGTGGCCGCCGCCCCGCCCCGGGCTCCGCTGGTGGTGGGGGCCTACGCGCAGGGCAGCATCATCATGGCGCACACCTACGCCATCCGGCACCTGGTGGCCTCGCACCCCACGGGCTTCGAAATCAACCTGCAGCGCCAGACCACCGGCGCAGCACCCTGGCACGGCTGGTACAAGTACCCCAAAATTGGCTTGGCGCTCACCTACTACGATTTTCACAATCCCATCCTGGGCCACGCGTTTTCGGCCAGCCCTTACATCAGCAAGACGTTTTCGCGCGGGCCCAAGCACGATTTCAGCTTCCGACTGGGCGCGGGGCTGGCCTACCTCACCAACCCCTACAGCCAGGAAACCAACCACAAAAACACCATCGCCAGCTCGGCCCTGAACGCCACGCTGCAGTTCCGGTTCGAGTACGACTACGCCCTCACGCCGCACCTGGGCCTGCTGGTGGGCGCCGGCCTGAACCACTACTCCAACGGCGCCACCTCCAAGCCCAACTTCGGCGTGAACCTGCCCTCGCTGGTGCTGGGCCTGAACTACCACGAGCAGCGCCACCCCGCCCAAACCAACCCCAACGCGCCGGCGCCCGAAGACGTGGGCAAGCTGTTCTACAACGTGAGCACCAGCCTGGGCTACAAGCAGCGCTCCGAAGGCGACAAGCAGAAATACTTGGTGAACTCCGTGACGCTGGCCGTAGGCCGGCGCATGAACCGCAAATCCAACCTGCTGCTCGGGGTCGAAGGCTTCAACGACCGCAGCCTGAAAGCCACCCTGGATGATACCACTCGCGCCGGCCTTAAGCAGCCCGACGTGAAAAAGGCGGGCGTATTCATCGGCCACGAACTGCTATTTGGGCGGCTGGCGTTCGACTCGCACCTGGGCTTCTACGTGTACGCGCCCTACAAATCGAGCACGCCCTACTACGAGCGGCTGGGCCTGAAATACCACTTCACCAACCTGCTGTTCGGCGCCGTCGACCTGAAAATCCACCGCGGCGCGGCCGATGTGATTGAGTTTAAAGTAGGGGCGAAGCTGTAG
- a CDS encoding DUF2306 domain-containing protein, which produces METFFLANRYLHIATGFVGFFVAPVALAVRKGGPAHRLWGRVFFWAMAVAGTTALVGAQHIHNLFLLLTAVFSLYMAAFGYRSLYLKPLAWDARVAPGDWATAGVGLAVFLGTVGYAVVARNIPVGIFGAIGGLTAARQLRGYANAGRWNKNQWLLNHISGFMAAYIAAVSAFSVTSLHFIPFPYNFLWPTVLGVPVIAWWQRRVQRQQGVPVAR; this is translated from the coding sequence ATGGAAACCTTCTTTCTCGCCAACCGCTACCTGCACATTGCCACCGGATTTGTCGGGTTTTTTGTGGCGCCCGTGGCCCTGGCCGTGCGCAAAGGTGGACCGGCGCACCGGCTTTGGGGCCGGGTGTTTTTCTGGGCCATGGCGGTAGCCGGCACCACGGCGCTGGTGGGTGCGCAGCACATTCACAACCTGTTTCTGCTGCTCACGGCGGTTTTCAGCCTCTACATGGCGGCGTTTGGCTACCGCTCCCTGTATCTGAAGCCTTTGGCCTGGGATGCGCGGGTAGCCCCTGGCGACTGGGCGACGGCGGGTGTGGGGCTGGCCGTATTTCTGGGTACGGTGGGCTATGCGGTGGTGGCGCGCAACATCCCGGTGGGCATTTTCGGCGCCATCGGGGGCCTCACGGCCGCCCGCCAACTGCGCGGCTACGCCAACGCCGGCCGTTGGAATAAAAACCAATGGCTGCTCAACCACATTTCCGGTTTCATGGCTGCGTACATCGCAGCGGTGTCAGCATTTTCGGTCACCAGCCTGCACTTCATTCCCTTTCCCTACAATTTCTTGTGGCCCACCGTGCTGGGTGTGCCCGTCATTGCCTGGTGGCAACGCCGGGTGCAGCGGCAACAAGGGGTGCCGGTGGCCCGCTAA